The DNA segment ATATGGCGACTGTTTTGGGTAGCATAAGCGATGAGCATAGCACCCGAGAGAGCAAAACCCAAACTCAGCGGGACTTGATATTTCCCTTCGAAAAAAGCACTGCTGAGCGCAATCCCTACCGCAGCGATTTGCCCGACGGCAAGGTCGGTGAAAATAACCCCTCTGCGAATGATCTCCAAACCGAAAATCGTATGGATTCCTACCAGAATAAAGGCCAGTATCAAAACCGGCCATAAGATCTCTAACGCAGACACGTTTGTGTCACCAAGGTATCAAACCATTTATCCAAAGAGCCATTCCCGACATCATGAGCCAAAATGACTGCCCTTGCACCCGATTTTTCGGCAATAAACTGCGCAGTTTTCGGCTCATGATAATCATCCTGAGTGATCAACGGGATCTTTTCACTGCGAATTTGAGTGATCACTTCCATGGTGTGTTTGGAACTCGGCGAAATGCCCGGTAACGGTTCGATGGTTGCTGCAGTACGGATACCGTAACGGTTAAAAAAATAGTTGAAAAGTTCGTGATACTGAACGACTTGCGTATTGCGGCACGGAGCCATGGCGGCATCCCATTGCGCCAGTTTGTCCGACCAATGTTTTACAAACGCGTCGTAATTGGCATGATAGACGTTTTTATTGGCCGGATCCATAGCAGAAAGCTTGAGCATAATCACTTTTGCCAATGTCGGCATGATATGCGGATCGAGTGCGTAATGAGGATTTCCCTCGGCATGGACATCGCCCTGTGCACGAGATAACGATACAGGCTTATCGATCATTTTGACGTATCTGGAAAGATCCAAATACCCCTGTGAACCTTGGACGATTTTAGCATTGTTGGCTTGTGCCAAAAGCGGCGGAATCCATCCAATCTCCAAACCGCCTCCGTTGAGGATCAACAAATCGCTTGAGCGCAATATTCCGATGTATGAAGGACGAGGTGTCACGAAATGGGGATCCGACGAAGCAGAGGCGATAACGCTCACTTCAGCCTTGTCTCCGGCAATAGTTTTAGTCAGTTCCCCGATATACGGGTACGCCGCAGCGACATGAACCGATGCGAAGATCGGCAGGGAGCACAACAGTGCAAGAGCTATTTTTTTCATAGGTATTCCTTAAAATGCGTGAGCGCCGTGAGCGCCGAGTTCTAATGTGTAGTTGAGCATCACTTCATGAATCGTTTTTGCCTGATCGTCGATATATTTCGAATGATCTTGATTGTATTGGAGGCGAAAACGGGAAAACTCAAACGGTTTGTATTCGAGTTTGACACTGGTACGGTGCAGATGATCAATACTGGTTAGAGAATCGCCGGTACGGTTTTGATAGATATCATCGTAACGGAGCCCCATTGCCCAGTTCTCATCGATTTTGTAGAGGAGTTCGGAGTAATATCCCGATTGTCTCTGCGTTAATGTTTCGACATCTTTATCCCGTTGCATCCATTCATTCTGCCAAATCAACTGTCCGTAGTTTTCAAAGGGGTATTCAAGCGTCAAATCGGCTCCGTAGACACGTGTTTGACCGTAATTGGTAAAACTGTTTGGTATCGGGTCGCCTAATCCATCGAGATTTTGAACTTCCGATTTGCCCTGAGCGTAGCTGAGTCCTGCCAAGAGGGTTGCATCTGCAACGTCGGTACTGGTTTTCAGATATCCTACGGCCGTAGAAGCCGATTCTTTGGCACTGAACCCTTGATACGGGTTTCCGTTAAAGAGCTCAAATCCCGCCATCAGATACAGCGACGTCGGTGCTACCCATTGCAGCTGGGCTCCCGCACCGCCGAGACCGTCCGGACCGAATAAGGCATTGTTAATGAGTTCCTGATCTTCAAAGTTCCATGCATGGTGATGCTTTTCATTGACCCGTCCGAAAGCACTTTTAAATTTCCCCGCTTTGAAGCGCAAACCGTAATCGAGTGCACGGGTCACAAAATAGGCCTCTTCGATTTCAATTCCGCCGTCTCCGCGGATGTGAAAAATCGCGCTTGCATCCAGATAGGGATCGACCGTCGAACTCATTGCCACTTCAGCGTAGTTGAAGTTGAAACCGTCTTTCGCATTAAACGGTATCTCCATATTGCCTGCTTCGACGAATCCGGGAATAGCGGCAGCTGCGTATGTGTCATTGCCGACATTGCGTGACGTATATCCGCCGTTAAGAATCAATGCGATATCCGGAAGCAGTGTCGTCACCGATGCTGTCGATGTTTTTTCCATCGATTCGAGCGATTCTTCCGCTACAGCTGTTTCTTTCGGAGTTTGAGCTTCCAAAGCCGCAATATGCTGCTGCATTTGCTCCAATTGTTTCTGCAGCTGCGCCATTTGTTGTTTTAACTGCTCCACTTCAGTATTACCGGCAAACAATGCACCGGTGCATACTAGGGAGAGTACGATTTTTTTAACCATAGTTTCTCCGATAATAAATAATAATGATTTAGATGTACAAAAGGTTAGAGAGAAGGGGGTGCACGAGGATTAAAACAG comes from the Sulfuricurvum sp. genome and includes:
- a CDS encoding zinc ABC transporter substrate-binding protein; translated protein: MKKIALALLCSLPIFASVHVAAAYPYIGELTKTIAGDKAEVSVIASASSDPHFVTPRPSYIGILRSSDLLILNGGGLEIGWIPPLLAQANNAKIVQGSQGYLDLSRYVKMIDKPVSLSRAQGDVHAEGNPHYALDPHIMPTLAKVIMLKLSAMDPANKNVYHANYDAFVKHWSDKLAQWDAAMAPCRNTQVVQYHELFNYFFNRYGIRTAATIEPLPGISPSSKHTMEVITQIRSEKIPLITQDDYHEPKTAQFIAEKSGARAVILAHDVGNGSLDKWFDTLVTQTCLR